A window of Flavobacterium flavigenum contains these coding sequences:
- the bglX gene encoding beta-glucosidase BglX: protein MKKKLIILFLGCAVLGYAQKKNTKNEVKIKPKSDFVAELMSKMTLDEKLGQLNLPTSGDITTGQANSSNVAKNIAEGKVGGLFNIKSVQKIKEVQKIAVEKSRLKIPLLFGMDVIHGYETTFPIPLGLSCTWDLNLIERSAQIAAQEASADGINWTFSPMVDISRDPRWGRISEGSGEDPYLGSQIAKAMVNGYQQHDLSKNNSILACVKHFALYGAPEAGRDYNTVDMSHIRMFNDYFPPYKAAVDAGVGSVMASFNEVDGIPATGNKWLMTDVLRKQWGFKGFVVTDFTGIPEMIEHGMGDLQTVSALSLNAGVEMDMVGEGFLGTLKKSLAEGKVKIETIDNAVKLILEAKYDLGLFHDPYKYCDPKRAKTEIFTTASRKEAREIAAQSLVLLKNQNQVLPLKKSGTIALIGPLADAKNNMSGTWSVATVGEKCISLLQGIQDVGGKSVKVLYAKGSNLDYDETFETNATMFGKTLNRDPRPKEELIAEALKVAEQSDVIVAALGESAEMSGESSSRTNLEIPQAQKDLLNALLKTGKPVVLVLFDGRPLVLNDENATVPAILNVWFAGSEAGHAIADVLFGDVNPSGKLTTTFPRSVGQVPIYYAHKNTGRPLSNTEGKFEKFRSNYIDERNEPLFPFGFGLSYTTFEYSNLKISSDKMNFDGKLKVTVDVTNTGNFDGKETVQLYIRDLVGSVTRPVKELKGFQKVTLKKGEKQTVSFDITVEDLKFYNSDLQFVAEPGQFDVFVGGNSASDKKVSFELTK, encoded by the coding sequence ATGAAAAAGAAATTAATCATACTGTTTTTAGGTTGTGCTGTTTTGGGTTACGCTCAAAAAAAGAATACTAAAAATGAAGTAAAAATTAAACCAAAGTCCGATTTTGTAGCAGAGTTAATGTCAAAAATGACTTTAGATGAAAAATTAGGTCAGTTAAACTTACCAACTTCAGGAGACATTACAACCGGTCAGGCAAACAGTTCGAATGTTGCCAAAAATATTGCTGAAGGTAAAGTGGGCGGTTTATTCAATATCAAGTCAGTGCAAAAAATTAAAGAAGTACAGAAAATTGCGGTTGAAAAAAGCCGTTTAAAAATTCCGCTGCTTTTTGGTATGGACGTGATTCACGGTTACGAAACAACATTCCCGATTCCGCTTGGATTATCTTGTACATGGGATCTGAATCTAATTGAAAGAAGTGCTCAGATTGCAGCGCAGGAAGCAAGTGCTGATGGTATCAACTGGACATTTTCTCCTATGGTTGACATTTCGCGGGATCCTCGTTGGGGAAGGATTTCCGAAGGTTCAGGAGAAGATCCGTACTTAGGGAGCCAGATTGCAAAAGCAATGGTGAACGGATACCAGCAGCACGATCTTTCTAAAAATAATTCCATTTTAGCCTGTGTCAAACATTTTGCCTTATACGGCGCTCCGGAAGCAGGTCGTGATTACAATACCGTAGATATGAGCCACATCCGAATGTTTAATGATTATTTCCCGCCTTACAAAGCGGCAGTTGATGCCGGAGTAGGCTCGGTGATGGCATCTTTCAATGAAGTAGACGGAATACCAGCAACCGGAAACAAATGGTTAATGACCGATGTGCTAAGAAAACAATGGGGTTTTAAAGGTTTTGTAGTTACAGATTTTACAGGAATTCCTGAAATGATCGAACACGGAATGGGAGATTTACAAACAGTTTCGGCTTTATCATTAAACGCAGGAGTTGAAATGGATATGGTGGGTGAAGGATTTTTGGGAACTCTGAAGAAATCTTTAGCTGAAGGAAAAGTTAAAATAGAAACCATTGATAATGCCGTTAAATTAATTTTAGAAGCTAAATACGATTTAGGATTATTCCACGATCCGTATAAATATTGCGATCCGAAAAGAGCCAAAACAGAAATTTTTACAACAGCAAGCCGAAAGGAAGCCCGTGAGATTGCAGCACAGTCATTGGTTTTATTAAAAAATCAAAATCAGGTGTTGCCTCTTAAAAAATCAGGAACTATTGCCCTTATCGGACCTTTGGCAGATGCAAAAAATAATATGTCAGGAACCTGGAGTGTAGCTACTGTAGGCGAAAAATGTATCTCATTACTGCAGGGAATTCAGGATGTAGGCGGAAAATCGGTAAAAGTCCTTTACGCGAAAGGGAGCAATCTGGATTATGACGAAACTTTTGAAACCAATGCTACGATGTTCGGTAAAACCTTAAATCGTGATCCTCGTCCTAAAGAAGAATTAATTGCCGAGGCTTTAAAAGTGGCGGAACAATCAGATGTAATTGTGGCTGCCTTGGGCGAATCTGCAGAAATGAGCGGAGAATCCAGCAGCCGTACCAATTTAGAAATTCCGCAGGCGCAGAAAGATTTGCTGAATGCTTTGCTAAAAACCGGAAAACCTGTTGTATTGGTTTTGTTTGACGGACGTCCTTTGGTTTTAAATGATGAAAATGCAACCGTTCCTGCCATTTTAAACGTCTGGTTTGCTGGAAGTGAAGCAGGCCACGCTATTGCAGATGTTTTATTTGGAGATGTAAATCCTTCCGGAAAACTAACTACAACTTTCCCAAGAAGCGTGGGTCAGGTACCAATTTATTACGCACACAAAAACACAGGAAGACCGCTTTCAAATACAGAAGGAAAGTTCGAAAAGTTCAGATCAAATTATATTGATGAAAGAAACGAGCCTTTGTTTCCATTCGGATTTGGGTTAAGCTACACCACTTTCGAATATTCAAACCTTAAAATTTCATCTGATAAAATGAATTTTGATGGAAAATTGAAAGTAACGGTTGATGTAACAAATACCGGGAATTTTGACGGAAAAGAAACCGTTCAGTTATATATCAGGGATTTAGTAGGTTCGGTAACAAGACCGGTTAAAGAACTAAAAGGTTTCCAAAAAGTAACACTTAAAAAAGGAGAGAAACAAACAGTAAGTTTTGACATTACTGTTGAGGATTTAAAATTTTATAACTCTGATCTACAATTCGTAGCAGAGCCCGGACAGTTTGATGTTTTCGTAGGAGGAAATTCGGCTTCCGACAAGAAAGTTAGTTTTGAGTTAACTAAATAG
- a CDS encoding family 43 glycosylhydrolase, with translation MMKIIYSILFLLLLIGFNFKTSAQNKPGKTEWFDPSRPATTYCNPINIGYNYTTHNHNGIPESRRSSADPVIIMYKGDYYLFATNQAGFFWSKDMSDWNFVYGSFQRQPGDDDQCAPAAWVVNDTLFYVGSTWKRDHPIWKTADPKSGRWTRHVDKAMLPTWDPAIFQDDDKKVYMYYGSSGKLPVVGVEVDYKTWLPKGNQADYATLYKATEVEDIQKPYGQIKEVAILDPSAHGWERFGPNNDMEPAPWGNFIEGAWMTKHNGKYYMQYGAPATEFKGYANGVHVGDNPLGPFTYQKHNPMSYKPGGFVIGAGHGNTFEDHYGNYWNTGTCKISIKDRFERRIDMFPAGFDKDDVMYSITAYGDFPIVLPTSQRDQTKGASSGWMLLSYKKPVTVSSSEECMEVETHRMDNGGKKVYEKFCYGPENLTDENIQTYWSAKTSNPGEWLQMNLGRPMEIKALQINYADHKATQFNKAMDIYYQYKIFMSDDAVNWTLVVDKSKNDKDAPHDYVELTKSIKARYIKMENIHNATGLFAISDFRVFGDGLAAKPKAVASFKVNRNKADSRNAMISWKKQHDAIGYNIYYGIDPDKLYNSIMVYGDSSYDFRGLDKGTKYYFTIEAFNENGIGTKNKIIEVK, from the coding sequence ATGATGAAAATAATTTATTCAATTCTATTTTTACTGTTGCTGATTGGTTTTAATTTTAAGACATCTGCTCAAAATAAACCTGGTAAAACAGAATGGTTTGATCCTTCCAGGCCTGCAACAACTTACTGTAATCCAATAAATATTGGTTACAATTATACAACACACAATCACAACGGAATTCCGGAATCCCGTCGTTCCAGTGCTGATCCGGTAATTATTATGTACAAAGGCGATTATTATTTATTTGCTACGAATCAGGCGGGGTTCTTTTGGAGTAAAGACATGTCTGACTGGAATTTTGTTTACGGAAGTTTCCAGAGACAGCCGGGCGATGATGATCAGTGTGCTCCGGCAGCCTGGGTGGTAAATGACACTTTATTTTACGTAGGCTCAACCTGGAAAAGAGATCACCCAATCTGGAAAACAGCCGATCCAAAATCGGGAAGATGGACACGTCACGTAGATAAAGCAATGTTGCCAACCTGGGATCCTGCGATTTTTCAGGATGATGACAAAAAAGTATACATGTATTACGGCTCAAGCGGAAAACTGCCTGTTGTAGGTGTTGAGGTTGATTATAAAACCTGGCTTCCAAAAGGAAATCAGGCAGATTATGCAACATTATATAAAGCAACCGAGGTTGAAGATATTCAAAAACCATATGGTCAGATTAAAGAAGTAGCTATTCTCGATCCTTCAGCTCATGGCTGGGAACGTTTTGGACCCAACAACGACATGGAACCTGCACCATGGGGAAATTTTATTGAAGGTGCCTGGATGACCAAACACAACGGAAAATATTATATGCAATATGGCGCGCCGGCAACTGAATTTAAAGGTTATGCCAATGGCGTTCATGTAGGAGACAATCCACTTGGACCTTTTACTTATCAAAAACACAATCCGATGTCGTATAAGCCGGGCGGATTTGTAATTGGTGCGGGACACGGAAATACTTTTGAAGACCATTATGGGAATTATTGGAACACCGGAACCTGTAAAATCTCCATAAAAGACCGTTTTGAACGCCGTATCGATATGTTCCCTGCCGGATTTGATAAAGATGATGTGATGTATTCGATCACAGCTTACGGCGATTTCCCAATTGTATTGCCAACAAGCCAGCGTGACCAGACAAAAGGAGCGTCATCAGGATGGATGCTGCTTTCATATAAAAAGCCAGTGACGGTTTCTTCTTCAGAAGAATGTATGGAAGTCGAAACACACCGAATGGACAATGGAGGAAAAAAAGTCTATGAGAAATTCTGCTATGGCCCTGAAAATTTAACAGATGAAAATATCCAGACCTATTGGTCGGCTAAAACCAGTAATCCGGGCGAATGGCTTCAAATGAATTTAGGAAGGCCAATGGAAATAAAAGCTTTACAGATTAATTACGCAGATCATAAAGCAACGCAGTTTAATAAGGCAATGGATATCTATTACCAGTATAAAATTTTCATGTCGGATGACGCTGTAAACTGGACTTTGGTTGTAGATAAATCTAAAAATGACAAAGATGCACCTCACGATTATGTTGAACTCACAAAATCAATTAAGGCACGTTACATTAAAATGGAAAACATTCACAACGCTACCGGGTTGTTTGCTATTTCAGATTTCAGGGTTTTTGGTGATGGATTAGCAGCAAAACCAAAAGCGGTTGCTTCTTTTAAAGTAAACAGAAACAAAGCAGATTCAAGAAATGCGATGATTTCATGGAAAAAACAACATGATGCAATCGGATATAATATTTATTATGGTATTGATCCCGATAAACTGTATAACAGCATTATGGTTTACGGAGATAGTTCGTATGATTTTAGAGGTCTGGATAAAGGCACAAAATATTATTTCACCATTGAAGCCTTTAACGAAAACGGAATTGGCACAAAAAATAAGATTATCGAAGTAAAGTAA
- a CDS encoding M20/M25/M40 family metallo-hydrolase → MKKTILLTVSILSGLLSFAQSNEEKNIKLFYKKTLTDSKCYTWLEYLSNDIGARLSGSQNAQLAVNYTKTQLESLGLDKVYLQEVMVPHWVRGEKETAFILDGKVKTAVPICALGGSVATPKTGLTAEVIEVQGIEELKTLGDKAKGKIVFFNRPMNPENIETFKSYGACVDQRFAGAKEAAKLGAVGTIVRSMNLRLDDFPHTGAQSYGDLPKEQYIPTAAISTNGAELLSATLKNNPALKFYFKQSCETLPDVLSYNVIGELTGTVTPENIMVVGGHLDSWDLADGSHDDGAGVVQSMEVVRILKSFNYKPKNTIRVVLFMNEENGGKGGAKYEEISKQKNENHIFALESDSGGFTPRGFSIEADDANLKKIQGYKDLFEPYLVHSFTIGHAGSDIGHLTSKAIVKAGLKPDSQRYFDYHHAANDKFDAINKRELELGAATMTTLLYLIDQGGIILPGAN, encoded by the coding sequence ATGAAAAAAACAATTCTTTTGACCGTTTCAATTTTAAGCGGATTGTTATCTTTTGCCCAATCAAACGAAGAAAAAAACATTAAACTATTCTATAAAAAAACCTTAACCGATTCTAAATGTTACACTTGGTTAGAGTATTTGTCTAACGATATTGGGGCTCGTTTATCGGGTTCTCAAAATGCTCAATTGGCCGTTAATTATACCAAAACACAATTAGAAAGTTTAGGATTGGATAAAGTGTACCTGCAGGAAGTTATGGTGCCGCATTGGGTGCGTGGCGAAAAAGAAACCGCTTTTATCTTAGATGGAAAAGTAAAAACAGCAGTGCCAATTTGTGCTTTGGGAGGCTCTGTGGCAACCCCAAAAACCGGACTTACCGCTGAGGTGATAGAAGTGCAGGGAATTGAAGAATTAAAAACCTTAGGTGATAAAGCAAAAGGAAAAATTGTATTTTTTAACCGACCGATGAATCCTGAAAATATTGAAACTTTTAAATCATACGGAGCTTGTGTTGATCAGCGATTTGCAGGTGCAAAAGAAGCAGCTAAACTTGGTGCCGTTGGAACAATTGTTCGTTCGATGAATTTGCGTTTAGACGATTTTCCTCACACCGGAGCTCAGAGTTATGGAGATTTGCCAAAGGAACAATATATTCCAACTGCTGCCATCAGTACAAATGGAGCCGAATTATTAAGTGCTACTTTAAAAAATAATCCTGCGTTAAAATTTTATTTCAAACAGTCCTGCGAAACTTTGCCGGATGTTCTTTCATACAATGTTATTGGAGAATTGACAGGAACCGTAACGCCTGAAAATATTATGGTTGTGGGCGGTCATCTGGATTCGTGGGATCTGGCAGATGGTTCACATGATGATGGTGCAGGTGTTGTGCAAAGTATGGAAGTGGTTCGTATTCTTAAAAGTTTCAATTATAAACCTAAAAATACCATTCGTGTTGTTTTGTTTATGAATGAAGAAAATGGCGGAAAAGGAGGAGCCAAATACGAAGAAATTTCCAAGCAAAAGAATGAGAACCATATTTTTGCTTTAGAAAGTGATTCGGGCGGATTTACACCAAGAGGTTTTTCAATCGAAGCAGACGATGCTAATTTGAAGAAAATACAAGGTTACAAAGATCTTTTCGAACCTTACTTAGTACATAGTTTCACCATTGGGCACGCAGGTTCAGATATTGGTCATTTAACCTCAAAAGCTATTGTTAAGGCAGGCTTAAAACCTGATTCACAGCGCTATTTTGATTACCATCATGCGGCAAACGATAAATTTGATGCCATCAACAAAAGAGAATTGGAATTGGGTGCAGCGACTATGACTACTTTGCTTTATTTGATTGATCAGGGTGGGATTATTCTTCCGGGGGCTAATTGA
- a CDS encoding TlpA family protein disulfide reductase, which produces MKKLFVAVLLFFSVIGVKAQVVGLEVGDIAPEIDLPDTKGEKIALSSLRGGLVLVDFWASWCGPCIKEQPELLKLYNAYSGKLDIYGVSLDTKKPVWTGVITKLKLPWTQVSDLKYWSSAAATDYMVQALPFNVLVDKNGIILAKNIHGNKLNELVKELLTQ; this is translated from the coding sequence ATGAAGAAATTATTTGTTGCAGTATTGCTGTTTTTTTCTGTGATTGGCGTTAAAGCACAGGTTGTAGGTCTTGAAGTGGGAGATATAGCTCCAGAAATTGATCTTCCGGATACAAAAGGGGAAAAGATAGCACTTTCATCTTTAAGAGGAGGTCTTGTATTAGTTGACTTTTGGGCTTCGTGGTGTGGGCCTTGTATCAAAGAACAGCCTGAATTATTAAAATTATACAACGCATATTCCGGAAAATTAGATATTTACGGAGTTTCATTAGATACAAAAAAGCCAGTTTGGACAGGAGTGATAACCAAACTCAAACTTCCATGGACACAAGTAAGTGATTTAAAATACTGGAGTTCAGCAGCAGCAACTGACTATATGGTGCAAGCACTGCCGTTCAATGTTTTAGTAGATAAAAACGGAATTATTCTGGCGAAAAATATTCATGGTAACAAATTAAATGAACTGGTAAAAGAATTGTTGACACAATAA
- a CDS encoding polysaccharide deacetylase family protein, with product MTLIFYKLLNRNFKNIIVAMIFFLFSAIIFAQEQNRNWNGKKCAVVLTYDDALNIHLDKVIPMLNSYQFKGTFYLIGSSPVVSQRIEEWRAAAKQGHELGNHTLNHPCNGNMPGREFVTSETDLSKYTVARAVNETRITNTLLKAIDGKNERTFAYPCGDFRIKDTLYYNFLKNDFVAARGVSPGYLNKKEVDFSNVNSFFENGSTAEKMIAEVEEAEKKGSFIVFLFHGVGGEHALNVDLEEHRKLLEYLKKRKKDIWVATMVDVAKYIKEN from the coding sequence ATGACCCTAATTTTTTATAAACTATTAAACAGAAACTTCAAAAACATAATAGTTGCTATGATCTTTTTTCTGTTTTCAGCCATCATTTTTGCCCAGGAACAAAACAGAAACTGGAATGGTAAAAAATGTGCTGTTGTACTAACGTATGATGATGCGTTAAATATCCATCTTGACAAAGTTATTCCGATGCTTAATTCGTATCAGTTTAAAGGAACTTTCTATCTGATAGGATCCTCGCCTGTTGTTTCCCAGAGAATCGAAGAATGGAGAGCCGCTGCCAAACAAGGACATGAACTTGGGAATCATACTTTAAACCATCCGTGCAACGGAAATATGCCTGGAAGGGAATTTGTAACATCTGAAACTGATTTGTCGAAATATACTGTTGCAAGGGCAGTTAACGAAACCCGGATTACAAACACTTTACTAAAAGCTATTGACGGAAAAAACGAGCGTACGTTTGCTTATCCGTGTGGCGATTTCAGGATTAAAGATACTTTGTATTACAATTTTTTAAAAAATGATTTTGTTGCTGCCCGAGGGGTTTCGCCCGGTTATTTAAACAAGAAGGAAGTTGATTTTTCTAATGTAAATTCTTTTTTTGAAAACGGAAGTACAGCTGAAAAAATGATAGCAGAAGTTGAAGAGGCCGAAAAAAAAGGCTCATTTATTGTTTTTCTTTTTCACGGTGTAGGCGGCGAACATGCCCTTAATGTCGATTTAGAAGAACACCGAAAATTACTGGAATATTTAAAGAAAAGAAAAAAAGATATTTGGGTTGCAACAATGGTGGATGTGGCAAAATATATTAAGGAAAATTAA
- a CDS encoding LacI family DNA-binding transcriptional regulator, whose product MEENKHVTIYDIAKKLNLATSTISRALQDHHTISDKTIKKVKKTAEEMGFVPNTLAAGLRGNKTKTIGVLIPTVTQPFLSSLISGIEIAAQKAGYTVIIMQSHDSSEEEVNMAKSLYSNRVSGVICSLAMETRDTSHFLQFSNNNIPLVFVDRVPKDFNTFRVIIDNYSAGYKATKHLIEQGCLRIAHLTAGSEFGNLYNERRRGYIAALKDHNLPVDEELIVNLKSVTYEEGVMASNKLFDLNPIPDGIFAAGDIIAVSAVQTAKKRGIKVPEDIAVIGFNNDPISQIIDPPLSTITHPAEKMGKAAADIIIKNLKKAKGDEVKEITFLNTEVLARESSARR is encoded by the coding sequence ATGGAAGAAAATAAACATGTAACGATATACGATATTGCTAAAAAATTAAATTTAGCAACTTCAACAATTTCCAGGGCTTTACAGGATCATCATACTATTAGTGATAAAACAATAAAAAAAGTAAAAAAAACTGCAGAAGAAATGGGGTTTGTACCCAATACTTTAGCAGCTGGCTTACGCGGCAATAAAACCAAAACCATAGGCGTTTTAATTCCGACCGTTACTCAGCCTTTTTTATCTTCATTGATCAGCGGTATCGAGATTGCGGCTCAAAAAGCGGGTTATACAGTAATTATTATGCAGTCGCACGACTCTTCTGAAGAAGAGGTTAATATGGCTAAGTCTTTGTACAGCAACCGTGTAAGCGGTGTTATTTGTTCATTGGCTATGGAAACCAGGGACACTTCACATTTTTTGCAATTTTCGAACAATAATATTCCTTTAGTGTTTGTGGACAGGGTTCCTAAGGATTTCAATACTTTCAGGGTTATTATCGATAATTATTCTGCGGGTTATAAAGCGACCAAGCATCTCATAGAGCAAGGCTGCCTCCGTATCGCGCATTTAACAGCAGGATCTGAATTTGGTAATTTATATAATGAAAGAAGAAGAGGTTACATCGCAGCTTTAAAAGATCATAATTTACCTGTGGATGAAGAACTGATTGTGAATTTAAAATCAGTTACTTATGAAGAAGGAGTAATGGCAAGCAATAAATTGTTTGATTTAAATCCAATTCCTGATGGTATATTTGCGGCTGGGGATATTATTGCCGTAAGTGCTGTTCAGACGGCCAAAAAGAGAGGAATTAAAGTTCCGGAAGATATTGCTGTTATTGGATTTAATAATGACCCTATTTCTCAAATCATTGATCCGCCTTTATCAACGATAACGCATCCGGCTGAAAAAATGGGTAAAGCTGCTGCTGATATTATCATTAAAAATCTAAAAAAAGCAAAGGGCGATGAGGTTAAGGAAATTACTTTCCTTAATACTGAGGTTTTGGCAAGGGAGTCTTCGGCTAGGAGGTAG
- a CDS encoding type II toxin-antitoxin system ParD family antitoxin, which translates to MGRNTSISLGDHFESFIENSVNDGRFNNASEVVRAGLRLLEDEENRIIALRKAINDGIDSGRAVDFDAKKYLEALKARKKSNG; encoded by the coding sequence ATGGGACGAAATACTTCTATATCGCTTGGTGATCATTTTGAAAGTTTTATTGAAAATAGTGTTAACGATGGAAGATTCAATAATGCAAGTGAAGTTGTCAGAGCGGGTCTGCGTCTTTTAGAAGATGAAGAAAACAGAATAATTGCTTTAAGAAAAGCAATAAATGACGGAATTGATAGTGGACGTGCAGTAGACTTTGATGCTAAAAAGTATCTTGAAGCTTTAAAAGCAAGAAAAAAATCAAATGGCTAA
- a CDS encoding type II toxin-antitoxin system RelE/ParE family toxin encodes MAKYYLTNKAVEDLSEIWDYTIEVWSEMQAEKYYGLLLSTCDDLANNPELGRNYDIITKGILGFKSGEHIIFYSIISKNEIEVERILHGMMDLKSKL; translated from the coding sequence ATGGCTAAATACTATTTGACAAATAAAGCTGTTGAGGATTTATCTGAAATTTGGGATTATACAATTGAAGTTTGGTCTGAAATGCAAGCTGAAAAGTATTACGGTTTGCTTTTATCAACATGTGACGATTTGGCAAATAATCCAGAACTTGGAAGGAATTATGATATAATTACAAAAGGAATATTGGGTTTTAAATCAGGCGAGCATATTATCTTTTACTCAATTATATCAAAGAATGAAATAGAAGTCGAAAGAATTCTTCACGGAATGATGGATTTGAAAAGCAAACTATAA
- a CDS encoding FAD:protein FMN transferase: MKLCYSKILFLFILLWSFSVHSQVLRKRTTLLMGGRFDIRIVANDTLTAEQSINEVIAEISRIENLISDWKPDSQVSEVNQNAGIKPVKVDQEVFELMQRAIELSKKTNGAFDVSFAALDRVWKFDGSMTEMPSAEAIKKSVEKVGYKNIILDSVNSTIFLRLKGMKIGFGALGEGYAADRCRDMMLAKGIKSGIVNASGDMTTWGKQPNGRDWNIGITNPFHPDDIFAVVPLNGGAVTTSGNYEKFVVFNGKRYSHIINPATGYPATGLCSVTVFGPKAEVANGFSTSLMVLGKKMGMDFINQDPDYSCIMITDDGKIIKSKNFKISKFKSKL; the protein is encoded by the coding sequence ATGAAACTCTGTTATTCTAAAATTTTATTTCTTTTTATTCTTCTCTGGAGTTTTTCAGTGCATTCACAGGTATTGCGTAAAAGAACAACTTTGTTAATGGGTGGACGTTTTGATATTCGCATTGTTGCAAATGATACTCTCACAGCTGAACAAAGCATTAATGAAGTGATAGCAGAAATCAGCCGGATTGAAAACCTAATCTCGGACTGGAAACCTGATTCGCAGGTTTCAGAAGTAAATCAAAATGCAGGAATCAAACCCGTAAAAGTAGATCAGGAGGTTTTTGAATTGATGCAGAGAGCAATCGAATTATCTAAAAAAACCAATGGAGCTTTTGATGTGAGTTTTGCTGCCTTAGACCGTGTTTGGAAATTTGATGGATCCATGACCGAAATGCCTTCGGCGGAAGCCATCAAAAAATCGGTAGAGAAAGTGGGCTACAAAAATATTATTTTAGATAGTGTAAACTCCACCATTTTCCTGAGATTAAAAGGAATGAAAATTGGTTTTGGCGCTTTAGGAGAAGGATATGCTGCCGACAGATGCCGTGATATGATGCTGGCAAAAGGAATAAAATCCGGGATCGTAAATGCTTCAGGCGATATGACTACCTGGGGAAAACAGCCTAATGGCAGGGACTGGAACATCGGAATTACAAATCCTTTTCATCCAGACGATATCTTTGCTGTAGTTCCTTTAAACGGAGGTGCTGTGACAACATCCGGCAATTATGAAAAGTTTGTTGTTTTTAACGGTAAACGCTATTCGCACATCATCAATCCGGCAACAGGATATCCTGCTACGGGTTTGTGCAGTGTTACTGTTTTTGGTCCTAAAGCTGAAGTCGCCAATGGTTTTAGTACCTCATTAATGGTTTTGGGAAAAAAAATGGGAATGGATTTTATTAATCAGGATCCTGATTATAGCTGTATCATGATTACAGATGATGGCAAAATTATTAAATCTAAGAATTTTAAGATTTCTAAATTTAAATCCAAATTGTAA